Proteins from a genomic interval of Chloroflexota bacterium:
- the nthA gene encoding nitrile hydratase subunit alpha → MSTHTHHGHGHSHDGHEHEGMLEDVELSERARRVLAMEELLAEKGIVDRTEVQRLIDFQEARSPVDGARVVARAWTDPDYKRRLLSDPEGALLELGYPLVGSAKLAVLENTDAVHHLVVCTLCSCYPTSLLGLPPDWYKSFAYRSRAVVNPRGVMREFGLDVGDTEVRVVDSAADLRYLVLPQRPPGTEDMTEEELVALVTRDSMIGVGVALAPVA, encoded by the coding sequence ATGAGCACTCACACCCACCACGGGCATGGCCACAGCCACGACGGCCACGAGCATGAGGGCATGCTGGAGGACGTCGAACTGAGCGAGCGCGCCCGGCGGGTCCTCGCGATGGAGGAGCTGCTGGCCGAGAAGGGCATCGTCGATCGGACGGAGGTGCAGCGGCTCATCGACTTCCAAGAGGCGCGGTCGCCGGTGGACGGGGCTCGGGTGGTGGCCCGGGCGTGGACGGACCCGGACTACAAGCGCCGGCTGCTGTCGGACCCGGAGGGCGCCCTGCTGGAGCTGGGCTACCCGCTGGTGGGCTCCGCCAAGCTGGCCGTGCTGGAGAACACCGACGCCGTTCACCATCTGGTGGTCTGCACCCTCTGTTCCTGCTACCCGACGTCGCTGCTTGGGTTGCCGCCGGACTGGTACAAGAGCTTTGCCTACCGCTCGCGGGCGGTGGTGAACCCGCGGGGGGTGATGCGTGAGTTCGGGCTGGACGTTGGCGACACCGAGGTGCGCGTCGTGGACAGCGCAGCGGACCTGCGCTACCTGGTGCTGCCGCAGCGGCCGCCGGGGACCGAGGACATGACCGAGGAAGAGCTTGTCGCCCTGGTCACGCGGGACAGCATGATCGGCGTTGGCGTGGCGCTGGCGCCGGTGGCGTAG